The Juglans microcarpa x Juglans regia isolate MS1-56 chromosome 2S, Jm3101_v1.0, whole genome shotgun sequence genome has a window encoding:
- the LOC121252334 gene encoding protein C2-DOMAIN ABA-RELATED 1-like → MENKTGLLRVHIQRGVNLAVRDVRSSDPYVVIKMGRQKVKTRVVKKNTNPEWNEDLTLSVADPSLPIKLFVYDKDTFSLDDKMGDAEFEIGPFFEALKFPLKGLPSGTMIYRVEPNRQNCLAEESHIVWTRGKLVQNMILRLQNVECGEVELQLQWIDVSGSQGL, encoded by the exons aTGGAGAACAAGACGGGACTGCTGAGAGTTCATATTCAGAGAGGGGTGAACCTTGCAGTCAGGGATGTGAGAAGCAGTGACCCTTATGTTGTTATCAAAATGGGAAGACAG AAAGTGAAGACTCGAGTGGTGAAGAAGAATACCAATCCAGAGTGGAATGAAGATTTAACTCTTTCTGTTGCAGATCCGAGTCTACCAATCAAACTT TTTGTGTATGACAAAGACACATTTTCTCTGGATGATAAAATGGGGGATGCTGAGTTTGAGATTGGCCCATTTTTTGAAGCCTTGAAGTTCCCCTTGAAAGGCCTCCCAAGTGGAACCATGATTTATAGAGTAGAACCAAACAGGCAAAATTGTCTTGCAGAAGAGAGCCATATTGTCTGGACCCGCGGCAAACTTGTTCAAAATATGATTCTTAGACTGCAAAACGTGGAGTGCGGGGAGGTGGAACTCCAGCTGCAGTGGATAGACGTTTCTGGTTCCCAGGGTTTGTAG
- the LOC121252185 gene encoding DELLA protein GAI-like, which translates to MNKRNHQDTSGGAGYGGIRKSDFQSMSCGKAKIWEEEQDAGGGGGGGVDELLAVLGYKVKCSEMTDVADKLEQLEIVMGAAPNLLRDTVHYNPSDLSGWLQSMLSELNNSPNTFHDRMLQSHHIDDPLRVPAESSSVNTNSQQQQFETTQSSRIYNDDSEYDLRAIPGSAAYPQTQDRERNQKRVKTSGGSNSAPPLLPSSSPIVGVAAAGTVSEPTRSIVLVDSHETGVQLVHTLMACAEAVQQDNLKLADALVKHVELLAASQAGAMGKVATYFAEALARRIYKIYPQDCLDASYSDILQMHFYETCPYLKFAHFTANQAILEAFATASKVHVIDFGLKQGMQWPALIQALALRPGGPPVFRLTGIGPPQADNTDALQQVGWKLAQLAEAIGVEFQFRGFVATSLADIDPPMVDIRPDEVVAVNSVFELHPMLARPGAIDKVLSSIKSMKPKIFTIVEQEANHNGPVFVERFTEALHYYSSLFDSLEGSGLVPPTQDLLMSEVYLGEQICNVVASDGADRVERHETLSQWRVRMGTAGFEPVHLGSNAFKQASMLLALFAGGDGYRVEENNGCLMLGWHTRPLIATSAWQLIVSDSP; encoded by the coding sequence ATGAACAAGAGGAACCACCAAGATACCTCCGGTGGAGCTGGCTATGGAGGCATCAGAAAAAGTGATTTTCAATCAATGTCCTGTGGTAAGGCCAAGATATGGGAGGAAGAGCAGGACGCTGgaggaggcggaggcggaggcgtGGATGAACTACTGGCGGTGTTGGGTTACAAGGTCAAGTGTTCCGAGATGACCGACGTGGCCGATAAGCTGGAGCAGCTGGAAATTGTCATGGGCGCTGCCCCAAATCTCTTGCGTGACACCGTCCATTATAATCCCTCCGATCTTTCTGGGTGGCTCCAGAGCATGCTCTCCGAACTCAATAATTCGCCCAATACTTTTCATGACCGAATGCTTCAGAGCCACCATATCGACGACCCTCTTCGCGTTCCTGCTGAATCCTCCTCCGTCAACACGAATTCCCAACAGCAACAGTTTGAGACGACCCAGTCCTCCCGGATTTATAACGACGACTCTGAGTATGATCTGAGAGCTATTCCTGGTTCTGCTGCCTACCCGCAGACCCAAGACAGGGAACGTAACCAAAAGCGAGTGAAAACGTCAGGTGGGTCTAATTCTGCGCCTCCGCTTTTGCCATCTTCGTCGCCCATAGTTGGGGTTGCTGCTGCCGGAACTGTGTCCGAACCGACTCGGTCTATTGTTCTGGTTGATTCGCACGAGACCGGTGTCCAACTCGTCCATACTCTCATGGCTTGCGCCGAAGCAGTCCAACAAGACAACCTGAAGCTTGCAGATGCTCTCGTCAAACACGTCGAGTTGCTCGCTGCATCGCAGGCCGGCGCGATGGGAAAGGTCGCCACTTACTTTGCCGAAGCATTAGCGCGCCGAATTTACAAAATTTACCCACAAGATTGCCTCGATGCTTCGTACTCTGATATCTTGCAGATGCACTTCTACGAGACCTGTCCTTACCTCAAGTTCGCACATTTTACTGCTAACCAAGCGATACTAGAAGCATTTGCCACAGCCAGCAAAGTTCACGTTATTGATTTTGGGTTAAAGCAGGGGATGCAGTGGCCGGCACTAATTCAAGCGCTCGCATTAAGGCCTGGGGGGCCTCCGGTATTTCGGTTAACTGGTATTGGTCCCCCCCAGGCGGACAACACGGATGCTTTGCAGCAAGTTGGGTGGAAACTGGCTCAATTGGCCGAAGCCATTGGTGTGGAATTCCAGTTCCGAGGATTTGTGGCCACTAGTTTGGCGGACATCGACCCTCCAATGGTTGATATCCGCCCCGACGAGGTCGTTGCTGTGAACTCCGTCTTCGAGCTTCACCCCATGTTGGCTCGACCAGGCGCGATCGACAAGGTGTTGTCCTCGATCAAGTCCATGAAGCCCAAGATCTTCACAATAGTCGAGCAAGAAGCGAACCACAACGGACCGGTCTTCGTGGAACGCTTCACGGAGGCCTTGCATTACTACTCGAGCCTGTTCGACTCGTTGGAGGGGTCCGGGTTGGTGCCGCCAACTCAGGACCTGCTGATGTCGGAGGTGTATTTGGGGGAGCAGATATGTAACGTGGTGGCGTCTGATGGGGCGGACCGAGTCGAGCGGCACGAGACGTTGAGTCAGTGGCGGGTACGAATGGGTACGGCTGGGTTCGAGCCGGTCCACCTCGGATCGAACGCATTCAAGCAGGCGAGCATGCTGTTGGCCTTGTTTGCAGGTGGGGATGGGTACAGAGTGGAGGAGAACAATGGGTGTCTCATGCTTGGCTGGCACACCCGGCCTCTCATCGCCACCTCGGCTTGGCAACTCATCGTCTCCGATTCACCATGA